The genomic region CTGCTCGGCATCAGCGCTGCGGCTCAGCAGGCTCAGACCGAGGGAGGCAAGCAAGGCCGGATCCCAGCTGCCCGGGTCGTGCTTATCGGTATCACAACCGAGCGGCGGCTTTGGCTGGGCCGAGTCAATGGCCGCAACTAAGTCTTCTAGGTCGAGGGCCTCTAGGTCGTGAGGCTCTAAGTCGAGGGCTTGCGAAAGGCTAAAGGGCTCAGCTGGGGGTGGCACCAGCAGCTCTGCTGCGCTCTGCCAGGCCCAATCGGCTAAGCCAGCAGGAGTGAAGGAAGGTGGCGAAGAGCCAGCGGCGCTCACTTGCGGCGCTTGGTTTCAAGGGCGTTGCGACGGCGACGATCACTCCACTCGATGATGGAGAGATAGATCACTCCTCCGCTGACAAACACCAGCAGCAACACCGCGATAGCGGAAAGCACCTGGGAGGCGGAGAGGTTCAGCTCAGGCACAGAGGATCGTCAAGGCCAGATCAGAACTTGATGCTGTTGTCGCCGTGACGACCCCAGACCACCATGGCGATGGAAAAGCTGAACAGAGCAGCCAAGGAGGCCCAACCCGCAGAGATCAACATGGTGCAGCTTGCAGTCGTTGACCGCACTTTACCTAGGCTGGAGCCCTAAAGGTGTTCGTCGTTGCAGTCCGTGGTTGTGGTCCTTTCCTCCGCCAGCCCCGTTCAGGAGCGACAGCGGCTGCGCCAGCCATACCCCGATTTCAAGGTGGTGGTGCTTGACGACGACTTCAACACCTTTCAGCACGTGGTGGAAACACTGGTGCGCATCATTCCCGCCATGCTCCCTGATAAGGCCTGGGAGCTGGCCCACCGCATCGACGGGGAGGGTTCGGCGGTGGTGTGGTGCGGCCCCCAGGAACAGGCTGAGCTCTACCACCAGCAGCTGGGAGCAGCCGGCCTGACCATGGCTCCTTTGGAGCGGGCCTGATGGGTCGGGTGGTCATCACCCACAGCACCTACGTGGAGGGGCTGATTCCGCTGCTCAAGCAACTTGCGCTCTGCCCAGGCATCGACACCGTCACCCCAGCGGTTATCAGCCGCGTGCGTGGCCGCAGCAGCCAGATGCGGCTGCGGGTTTCAGCTCCCATCACCGGGGGGCACAAGCTCGTGGCCCGCCGCGGCAGCAGCGTGCAGGAGGTGTTTGTAGTCACCGGCTGGAGCCGCGAGCAACTGCAGCAGTGCCTAGATCGCTTGCTAGGTCAGACACCACCCAACAGCAACTCACCGGAGGGTGAACGCTCGTAGGACGCCGCTGCCTGAAAGCGGGCAAAGGCGCCTCCCTCCCTAAACCAGGGCTCAATTTCAAGAATGAGCCCAGCCGGCTGCAGCTGCCAGCGCTGCTGAAGGTAGGCGGCATATTCCTCAGGGGTGCTCTGGGCGGCCTGCCAATGCACCACCGCGAAGCTCAAGGCGCTTACCCGCACGGTGCCCCCTTCGGATTCCTGAATCTCTTCTTCAAACAGGAAGGTGCGGAAGCGATCCTGGGCGTCGCGTCCCTCGAGGCAGTATTTGCGCAAGTAGAGCTCCCGAGCGCGAGGGAAAACCGGCCCTGGGGCGAGGGCCAGAAGGGCTTCAAAGGCCTGCTGAAAGGACTCCATCGAGGCTGGCGGCCGAATCCGACCATGGCAGTAACTAGGTCCAGAATGGCCCCTGATCCCCACCGTTGTCGCCACCCCACCATGCCGATCTCCCCCCAGCAGCTCAATGGGGCCATGGCCTGGCGCTACGCCACCAAGGTGTTTGACCCCAGTCGCCGCATTGACGACACCACCTGGGCGGCCCTGGAGGATGCCCTAGTGCAGAGCCCATCGAGCTATGGCCTGCAGCCCTGGAAATTTCTGGAGATAAACGACCCCGCCCTGCGCCAGCAGCTGCGCCCAGAGTCGTGGAACCAGAGCCAGATCACCGACTGCTCCCATCTGGTGGTGTTCCTGGTGCAACGCCAGATCGGCGCCGCCGAAGCCGATCGCCTAATCGAGACGATGGCAGCCGTTCGCGGCCTCGATTCCGCCGCCCTGGCCACCTACCGCCAGATGATCGACGTCGACCTGATCAATGGGCCCCGCAGCCAGCAGATCGAGCGCTGGGCCAGCAATCAGGTGTACATCGCCCTCGGCACCTTCATGACAGCTGCTGCCCTGCTGGAAGTGGACACCTGTGCCATCGAAGGTTTCGATCCCCTCGCCTATGACCGCATTCTCAACTTGGCAGACTCGCCCTACCGCAGCTGTGTGGTGTGTGCGGCTGGCTATCGCGACAGCAGCGATAAGTACGCCTCGCTGGCGAAGGTTCGCTATGCGCCTGCAGAACTGATCGAGAGGCGTTGATTTGAAGGGGGTGGACCGCCGTGCCGTTTTGCCCCAGTGTTCGACCTGGTAGAACCAGAAGAGGGTCAAGGACGGGGCGCCGTTTCCGGCTACGAGGCCGGTTTACGTTGCTTCCGCTGCAGACCCCCATGTCGAAAAGGGAGTCAGATCAGAAAACTGTAAAAGGCAGTCACCAACAAGGCAGTCCTATGGAAGTGTAGACCGATTACTGGTTTTGCGGGGGCAGGGGCCAGATGGATCGCACCCGCTCTAAAAGCTGTTCCGCCTGGCCAGCCCGTTCCTCAGCTGTGACCCCAGGCAGCAGCAGGGTGACGTGACCAAGCTTGCGTCCGGGGCTGGAGCCCTGCTTGCCATACCAGTGCACCGTGGCCTCCGGTATGGCAGCTAGATCGTCCCGCTGAGCCTGGTAGTCGGCTTCCGAACTTTCAAAGCCCAACAGATTCACCATCAGTGCCCCCGGCACCTGCAGGTCGACAGACCCCATAGCCAGGCCAGCGACGATCCGCACCTGCTGCTCGAACTGGCTTGTATGGGCTGCCTCGATCGTGAAATGGCCGGAATTGTGGGTGCGGGGGGCGATTTCATTGACCTGCAGACCGCACGGTCCATAAAAAAGCTCAATGGAGATCACGCCCACGTAATTGATCGCCGTGAGCAGGGAAGCGGCGATATTGCGGGCATAGGCCTGCACCGCATGGGGAACTGAGGCCGGCGCAATCACCCAGTCGCATACCTGCTGGTGCTGGTGGGTCTGCACCAAGGGGTAACACCGCACGTTGCCAGCCCGGTCGCGGCAGGCGAGCTGGGAGAGCTCCTGCTCAAAATTGACAAACTCCTCAAGAATCCAGTCGCCTAGGGGCACCCTTGCCAGCAGGGCCGTGAGATCTTCAGCGCAGCGCAACACGGCTGTCCCCTTGCCGTCGTAGCCGCCGGTGGAGGCCTTGGCCATCAATGGGTAGTTGAAGCCTTCAGGCAACAGGCCACTGGTGGGCAGATCGCACCAGCGCGGGCAAGGCAGGCCCAGACCCTGCAGCAACTGCCGCTGGCCCCGCTTACTGACTAGGGGAGCGAGGGCCTCCAGGCTTGGCAGAAAGACGACTCCATCAAAACTGAGCGGCGCCAGGGCCGGCAGATCTACCCATTCGTTTTCAAAGGTGATGGCGCCACTGCGGCGCGCCAGCTCCCGGGTGGCCGCCACATCGTCGAGTTCAGCAAGCACCACACTGCTGGCAAGGGCAGTGGCGGGATCCTGTGCCCCTGGTGTCAAAACATGCAGGGGCACATTGAGCTTGCGGGCAGCGGCGGCAAGCATCAAGGCCAATTGGCCGCCACCAACTACACCGATAGCAACTGGCTCAGTCACAGGGTTGGCACCAGCCACGGATCTTGGAACTCGCCGCGTGCAGGGTATGAATCAGGACGCCCCGTTGAACTCGTACCAGGCCACAAGCAGCTGATAGGCAGCATTGCGGCGGACCCAAAGCCTGGAGTCACCACCCTGATCTGGATGCCAATCCATCACGTTACGGCGCCAGGTAGCGCGCACGTCCTGCCAGCCGCTTCCGGGTAGTACTCCCAGCTCTTCGCAAGCCTCTCGGTAGCAACTTAGGAAGGCGTCGGAACCGGTAGCTGCTGTTGGGGTGGCTGCCCCAAAGGAGGGGGCGCCATGCTCCAAACGGTCCACCACTTCCTGGGCCTGCTTGCTGGCCTGTACCGCCGCCGCCAGCTGCTGGCGGGCCGTATCCATCTGAGCCGCCAGGGTGCCGGCCAGCTTCTCCACCTGGCGTTGGGCTTGCTGGGCAGTGGCCAGGGCCTCGGCCCGCCCCTGCCCAGTGCTGGCCACAGCAGCATCGAGGCTGGCCGTAGCCCGGCTGCAGCTCTGCTGGGCCTGCTGAATTTGCTGGTCCATCGTTGCCATCTGACTGGACACATCTGCAGCGACAGCCTGGGTATCGGCCTGGGCAGCCTGAGCTGAGCTGATCGCCCGGGATGCTTCGCTGCGCAATCGGGCCAGCTCGGCCTCCTGGTTGCCGCGGAGTCGATCTAGAGCCGCCTGGGCCTGGCTTGCCTCGCTGCGTAACTGGGCCAGCTGCTGCTCCTGACTGGCAATCAACCCATCGAGCTGACGCCGAGCCGCTGCCAGTTGATCATTGAAGCCACCGGCGAAAGCATCCAGCTGGCCCTCCACCAACTGGACGGACGCCAAAGCACCGCCGATGTCGGCTGTTTGGGTAACCAGATCGCGGCGCAGGTTGGCCTCTAATTGAACGCGAGCCTGCTGGGCTGCAGAGAGCTCAGCCTGCAACGCCCTAATTTTTGCGGCCGCCTGGGCTGCGGTTCGGTCCTGTTCGCCGTGGAGCGACTCCAACGCTGCTAGTGCCGCCGCCGCCTCGGCGCGGGCCT from Cyanobium sp. Tous-M-B4 harbors:
- the petN gene encoding cytochrome b6-f complex subunit PetN; translated protein: MLISAGWASLAALFSFSIAMVVWGRHGDNSIKF
- the clpS gene encoding ATP-dependent Clp protease adapter ClpS, with the translated sequence MVVVLSSASPVQERQRLRQPYPDFKVVVLDDDFNTFQHVVETLVRIIPAMLPDKAWELAHRIDGEGSAVVWCGPQEQAELYHQQLGAAGLTMAPLERA
- a CDS encoding DUF2103 domain-containing protein, producing the protein MGRVVITHSTYVEGLIPLLKQLALCPGIDTVTPAVISRVRGRSSQMRLRVSAPITGGHKLVARRGSSVQEVFVVTGWSREQLQQCLDRLLGQTPPNSNSPEGERS
- a CDS encoding NAD(P)H-dependent oxidoreductase — translated: MPISPQQLNGAMAWRYATKVFDPSRRIDDTTWAALEDALVQSPSSYGLQPWKFLEINDPALRQQLRPESWNQSQITDCSHLVVFLVQRQIGAAEADRLIETMAAVRGLDSAALATYRQMIDVDLINGPRSQQIERWASNQVYIALGTFMTAAALLEVDTCAIEGFDPLAYDRILNLADSPYRSCVVCAAGYRDSSDKYASLAKVRYAPAELIERR
- a CDS encoding 5-(carboxyamino)imidazole ribonucleotide synthase; translated protein: MTEPVAIGVVGGGQLALMLAAAARKLNVPLHVLTPGAQDPATALASSVVLAELDDVAATRELARRSGAITFENEWVDLPALAPLSFDGVVFLPSLEALAPLVSKRGQRQLLQGLGLPCPRWCDLPTSGLLPEGFNYPLMAKASTGGYDGKGTAVLRCAEDLTALLARVPLGDWILEEFVNFEQELSQLACRDRAGNVRCYPLVQTHQHQQVCDWVIAPASVPHAVQAYARNIAASLLTAINYVGVISIELFYGPCGLQVNEIAPRTHNSGHFTIEAAHTSQFEQQVRIVAGLAMGSVDLQVPGALMVNLLGFESSEADYQAQRDDLAAIPEATVHWYGKQGSSPGRKLGHVTLLLPGVTAEERAGQAEQLLERVRSIWPLPPQNQ